The following coding sequences lie in one Mycobacterium gordonae genomic window:
- a CDS encoding crotonase/enoyl-CoA hydratase family protein translates to MSNPLEISGAGPIQTWTINLPSVGNAITGKDVIAAFEDAVDHANADTAIRAVILTGEGKIFSAGGNVKEMADQSGMFGLSALDQRYAYIDGIQRIPRALSRLEVPLIAAVNGAAIGAGCDLAMMCDIRIASERASFAESFVQLGLIPGDGGTWFLQRIIGYQRAAEMTLTGDRVDATTALEWGLVSRVVPHDELLAAAQELAERIAKNPTHALRMAKRLLQESRTGSLESTLGMAAAMQPLAHRDPEHEQRIAKWRTT, encoded by the coding sequence ATGAGCAATCCTCTGGAAATCAGCGGTGCCGGACCGATCCAGACATGGACGATCAACCTGCCGAGCGTCGGAAACGCGATCACCGGCAAGGACGTCATCGCGGCGTTCGAAGACGCGGTCGACCACGCCAACGCTGACACCGCAATCCGCGCCGTCATCCTGACCGGCGAGGGCAAGATCTTCTCGGCCGGCGGCAACGTCAAAGAGATGGCCGATCAGTCCGGCATGTTCGGCCTGAGCGCCCTCGACCAGCGCTACGCCTACATCGACGGCATCCAGCGGATCCCGCGCGCACTGTCACGACTCGAAGTCCCGTTGATCGCTGCTGTCAACGGCGCAGCCATCGGCGCCGGATGCGACCTGGCGATGATGTGTGACATCCGAATCGCCTCGGAGCGTGCATCTTTCGCCGAGAGCTTCGTGCAACTCGGGCTCATCCCCGGCGACGGCGGCACCTGGTTTCTACAGCGGATCATCGGCTACCAGCGCGCTGCCGAGATGACCCTCACCGGCGACCGGGTCGACGCCACAACTGCTCTCGAGTGGGGTCTGGTCAGCCGCGTGGTGCCGCACGACGAGCTTCTCGCCGCCGCACAGGAACTCGCCGAACGCATCGCCAAGAACCCCACACACGCCTTGCGGATGGCCAAGCGGCTGCTGCAGGAATCACGCACCGGCTCACTCGAGTCGACACTAGGGATGGCCGCGGCCATGCAGCCGCTGGCCCACCGGGACCCGGAGCACGAACAGCGCATCGCCAAGTGGCGGACGACCTGA
- a CDS encoding acyl-CoA dehydrogenase family protein, with translation MAAPRLVPPAGIENEATGALRDEVRTFVAEQLAAGAYTPSVDAWLSRWDDKFTATLAAQGWLGMTVPVEYGGHGRSFLERFVVTEELLAAGAPVAAHWIADRQIVPSLLKYGTETQKQHFLPRIVRGECFFAIGMSEPDSGSDLASVRTRAERVDGGWSLSGTKVWTSGAHLAHAFIALARTAPVDPQHRHAGLSQFLVDLHGPGIEIRPIISMNGAHHFNEVIFDGAFVPDDMVFGEIGDGWRQVTSELAFERSGPERFLSTFVLLTACADRMAANAIPRDPNLGRLVARVAGLHHMSTAVAGALERHEAADVPAAVVKVLGTTTEGDIAEFADMQDSPDSIFAELVRVALDQRPGFTLRGGTNEVLRGVMARGLGMR, from the coding sequence ATGGCCGCGCCCAGACTGGTCCCGCCCGCCGGAATCGAAAACGAGGCGACCGGCGCACTCCGCGACGAGGTGCGCACGTTCGTCGCCGAACAACTCGCCGCGGGCGCCTACACACCGTCCGTCGACGCCTGGCTGTCGCGGTGGGACGACAAGTTCACCGCGACGCTGGCGGCGCAGGGTTGGCTGGGCATGACCGTGCCGGTCGAGTACGGCGGGCACGGCCGGTCGTTCCTGGAGCGCTTCGTCGTCACCGAAGAACTGCTGGCCGCCGGCGCGCCGGTGGCCGCACACTGGATTGCCGACCGCCAGATCGTGCCGTCGCTGCTCAAGTACGGCACCGAGACTCAGAAGCAACACTTCCTCCCGCGGATCGTCCGCGGCGAATGCTTCTTCGCGATCGGCATGAGCGAACCGGACTCCGGCTCCGACCTGGCCAGCGTGCGCACTCGGGCCGAGCGTGTCGACGGCGGCTGGTCACTGTCCGGCACAAAGGTCTGGACCTCCGGCGCCCATCTCGCGCACGCCTTCATCGCGCTGGCCCGCACGGCGCCGGTGGACCCGCAGCACCGGCACGCCGGCCTGAGCCAGTTCCTCGTCGACCTGCACGGGCCCGGCATCGAGATCCGGCCGATCATCTCGATGAACGGCGCGCATCACTTCAACGAGGTCATCTTCGACGGGGCGTTCGTGCCCGACGACATGGTGTTCGGTGAGATCGGCGACGGCTGGCGACAGGTGACGTCGGAACTCGCGTTCGAACGCAGCGGCCCCGAGCGATTCCTGTCCACCTTCGTCCTGCTGACTGCGTGCGCCGACCGGATGGCGGCCAACGCCATCCCCCGCGACCCGAACCTGGGCCGGCTGGTGGCACGCGTCGCCGGCCTGCATCACATGTCCACCGCGGTGGCCGGGGCACTGGAACGGCACGAAGCCGCGGATGTCCCCGCCGCGGTGGTCAAGGTTCTGGGCACCACCACCGAGGGCGACATCGCCGAGTTCGCGGACATGCAGGACTCCCCCGACTCGATCTTTGCCGAGCTGGTTCGCGTGGCCCTCGATCAGCGGCCGGGCTTCACCCTGCGCGGCGGCACCAACGAGGTACTGCGCGGAGTCATGGCGCGTGGATTGGGCATGCGATGA
- a CDS encoding acyl-CoA dehydrogenase family protein: MNSGPAVDADLVEMMDAVFAEHREKQSPGADLWQQLGELGLVRLTGAEEQGGSGAGWFEAAELLAAAARHGVRIPLAEHDLLACWLLEAAGEPVDDAVRTVCMLDKQGHATDVPWASAAERVVLVWRAQGGFRVADVAAGDVTITPGANMIDEPRDAVSADLAALQGTPVTLALINQLRLKSGLVRSIQVCAALDRILQLCIEHVSSRIQFGRPLAKFQSVQNLISDVAAEAALARAATEAALTLGVTSQWSADNLEFLVAVARSCAGHATSVVVRNAHQVHGAIGTTREHRLHEFTRAALAWRSEFGSLRYWDEKVTDSALYASAGGLWGLITG; encoded by the coding sequence ATGAACTCCGGGCCTGCCGTGGATGCCGACCTCGTCGAGATGATGGACGCCGTCTTCGCGGAGCACCGCGAGAAGCAATCACCCGGGGCCGATCTTTGGCAGCAGCTCGGTGAGCTCGGGTTGGTGCGGCTCACCGGTGCCGAAGAGCAGGGCGGCAGCGGCGCCGGGTGGTTCGAGGCCGCGGAGCTGCTCGCCGCCGCCGCCCGGCACGGGGTACGAATCCCGTTGGCCGAGCACGATTTATTGGCCTGCTGGCTGCTGGAAGCCGCCGGGGAGCCGGTCGACGATGCGGTGCGTACGGTGTGCATGCTCGACAAGCAGGGACACGCGACCGACGTGCCCTGGGCTTCCGCGGCCGAGCGCGTAGTACTGGTCTGGCGGGCCCAGGGCGGATTCCGTGTCGCCGACGTCGCGGCCGGAGACGTCACAATCACCCCGGGTGCCAACATGATCGACGAGCCGCGCGACGCGGTGAGCGCCGACCTCGCCGCCCTGCAAGGCACACCAGTCACCCTGGCCCTGATCAACCAGCTGAGGCTGAAGTCAGGATTGGTGCGATCGATCCAGGTGTGCGCCGCGCTGGACCGGATCCTGCAGCTGTGCATCGAGCATGTGAGCTCCCGCATCCAGTTCGGCCGCCCACTGGCGAAATTCCAGTCGGTGCAGAACCTGATCTCCGATGTCGCCGCCGAGGCCGCCCTCGCGCGGGCGGCCACCGAAGCGGCACTCACCCTCGGAGTCACCAGCCAATGGTCGGCTGACAACCTGGAATTCCTTGTTGCCGTTGCTCGTTCCTGCGCCGGACACGCGACGTCGGTGGTGGTGCGGAATGCCCATCAGGTGCACGGCGCGATCGGCACCACCCGTGAGCATCGGCTGCACGAGTTCACCCGTGCCGCGCTGGCCTGGCGTTCGGAGTTCGGTTCCCTGCGGTACTGGGACGAGAAGGTGACGGACTCGGCCCTGTATGCCAGTGCTGGCGGACTGTGGGGTCTGATCACCGGTTAG
- a CDS encoding SDR family NAD(P)-dependent oxidoreductase, with the protein MSGRVAVVTGASRGAGRGIAAALAAKGWRVYATARSISEAPPGGVAVRVDHADDDAVAELFQRVGTAEGRLDLLVNNAAVVSDELVNPKPFWEKPLALADVLDVGLRSSYVASWYAAPLLVAGGRGLIAFTSSPGSVCYMHGAAYGAQKAGVDKMAADMAVDFRGTGVATASIWMGILLTEKLRGAFAGNPEALAKTAEHAETPEFTGILIDALFHDPALPELSGQTFIGAELAERYGITDEGGRRPPSHRHLGVPREPSTVVIR; encoded by the coding sequence ATGAGCGGTCGAGTTGCGGTGGTGACGGGAGCAAGCCGCGGTGCCGGACGTGGTATCGCCGCCGCATTGGCCGCCAAGGGCTGGCGGGTGTACGCGACCGCTCGCAGTATCTCCGAGGCGCCGCCGGGTGGCGTCGCGGTTCGGGTGGACCACGCCGACGACGACGCCGTGGCGGAGCTTTTCCAGCGGGTGGGCACCGCTGAAGGCCGGCTGGATTTGCTGGTCAACAACGCCGCCGTCGTATCCGATGAACTGGTCAACCCAAAGCCATTCTGGGAGAAGCCGCTTGCGCTGGCGGATGTGCTGGATGTGGGGTTGCGCTCGTCTTACGTCGCATCGTGGTACGCGGCTCCATTGCTGGTGGCCGGCGGGCGGGGCTTGATCGCCTTCACTTCCTCCCCGGGATCTGTGTGCTACATGCACGGTGCGGCCTACGGGGCGCAGAAGGCCGGGGTCGACAAGATGGCCGCCGACATGGCCGTGGACTTCCGGGGCACCGGAGTTGCGACGGCGTCGATCTGGATGGGCATCCTGTTGACCGAGAAGCTGCGCGGTGCGTTCGCCGGTAATCCCGAGGCGCTGGCAAAGACCGCCGAGCATGCCGAAACACCTGAATTCACCGGCATTTTGATCGACGCGCTGTTCCACGATCCGGCGTTGCCCGAACTGAGCGGCCAGACGTTCATCGGTGCCGAACTGGCCGAGCGCTACGGGATCACGGATGAGGGTGGGCGTCGGCCGCCGTCGCATCGCCACCTTGGTGTTCCGCGTGAGCCGAGCACGGTCGTCATCAGGTAG
- a CDS encoding NAD-dependent epimerase/dehydratase family protein, with amino-acid sequence MRIAVTGGTGYVGAHIVHALLAAGHSVQLLAEPGWSNDLLLHRLQSVGEVSVVRGDLRAPEVPDGLLDGCDAVIHGAGVVGTDDRHEQLMWDINAYAAERIMLRALTLGLDPVVLLSSYSALFPPPGPVIGPESRTAQGKSAYARTKSYADRVARRLQRDGAPVVVTYPSSVVGPAMYTAPGITEQGWGTIVRFGVAPKVAHAGMMMIDVRDVADVHERLMRPGRGPKRYLCGGQLLTFDDMIAAIERGSGRRVRRIPLSSSAFRLVGRMSDLAASVLPLGSGFSYEAAQLITAAIPTDDSETLRDLGLTWRSARNAIVATFAQPLI; translated from the coding sequence ATGCGAATCGCGGTGACCGGCGGCACTGGCTATGTCGGTGCCCATATCGTGCACGCGTTGCTGGCCGCCGGTCACAGCGTGCAGCTACTGGCCGAGCCCGGCTGGTCCAACGACCTATTGCTGCACCGGTTGCAGTCGGTCGGGGAGGTGTCGGTGGTGCGCGGGGACCTGCGCGCGCCGGAGGTTCCCGACGGGCTGTTGGACGGGTGCGACGCGGTCATCCACGGCGCCGGGGTGGTAGGGACCGACGACCGCCACGAGCAGTTGATGTGGGACATCAACGCCTATGCCGCCGAACGGATCATGCTGCGCGCTTTAACGCTGGGGCTGGACCCGGTGGTGTTGCTGTCCAGCTACAGCGCGCTGTTTCCGCCGCCGGGGCCGGTGATCGGTCCCGAATCCCGCACCGCACAGGGCAAATCCGCCTACGCGCGCACCAAGTCCTACGCCGACCGCGTGGCGCGGCGGCTGCAGCGTGACGGCGCTCCCGTCGTGGTCACCTATCCATCCAGTGTCGTCGGGCCGGCGATGTACACCGCGCCGGGCATCACCGAGCAGGGCTGGGGCACTATCGTCCGGTTCGGGGTAGCGCCCAAGGTCGCGCATGCGGGGATGATGATGATTGATGTCCGCGATGTCGCCGATGTGCACGAACGGTTGATGCGGCCGGGGCGGGGTCCGAAGCGTTACCTGTGTGGCGGCCAGTTGCTGACGTTCGACGACATGATCGCGGCGATCGAGCGCGGCAGTGGACGCCGCGTCCGGCGGATTCCGCTGAGCTCCAGTGCGTTTCGTCTGGTGGGCAGGATGTCCGATCTTGCCGCGTCGGTGCTGCCGCTGGGCAGCGGCTTCAGTTACGAAGCGGCGCAACTGATCACCGCGGCGATACCGACCGACGATTCCGAGACGCTGCGGGATCTCGGGCTCACCTGGCGGTCGGCTCGGAACGCGATCGTGGCGACGTTTGCCCAGCCACTAATCTGA
- a CDS encoding ferredoxin: MTRAVRADNRLADVPMAPVDCHRCGGQVLVRKSSWNQTSVQWNARAGASCLERAQALEDQHRGLFLACSALGESIEAAVAAGRLAVVDTG; the protein is encoded by the coding sequence ATGACCCGGGCCGTGCGAGCCGACAACCGTCTTGCGGACGTGCCGATGGCGCCAGTGGACTGTCACCGGTGTGGTGGGCAGGTGTTGGTCCGCAAGAGCAGCTGGAACCAGACCAGCGTGCAGTGGAACGCCCGGGCCGGCGCGTCATGCCTGGAACGTGCGCAGGCTCTCGAGGATCAGCACCGGGGGTTGTTCCTGGCGTGTTCGGCGCTGGGTGAGTCCATCGAGGCCGCCGTGGCGGCCGGAAGACTGGCCGTCGTCGACACCGGTTAG